The following are encoded together in the Streptomyces sp. NBC_00341 genome:
- the fbaA gene encoding class II fructose-bisphosphate aldolase, whose amino-acid sequence MPIATPEVYAEMLDRAKAGKFAYPAINVTSTQTLHAALRGFAEAESDGIIQMSTGGAEFLGGQYNKDMVTGAVALAEFAHIVAAKYDITVALHTDHCPKDKLDTYVRPLIEVSAERVAKGLNPLFQSHMWDGSAETLADNLAIGQELLAKAAAAKIILEVEITPTGGEEDGVTHEINDELYTTVDDALRTAEALGLGEKGRYLLAASFGNVHGVYKPGNVVLRPELLKDLQVGVSAKYGKPAGSQPFDFVFHGGSGSTAEEIATALENGVVKMNLDTDTQYAFTRPVADHMFRNYDGVLKVDGEVGNKKTYDPRTWGKAAEAGMAKRVTEACANLRSTGTKLK is encoded by the coding sequence ATGCCCATCGCAACCCCCGAGGTCTACGCCGAGATGCTCGACCGGGCGAAGGCAGGCAAGTTCGCCTACCCGGCCATCAACGTGACCTCGACCCAGACCCTGCACGCTGCGCTGCGCGGTTTCGCGGAGGCCGAGAGCGACGGCATCATCCAGATGTCCACCGGTGGGGCGGAGTTCCTGGGCGGCCAGTACAACAAGGACATGGTCACGGGCGCCGTCGCCCTGGCCGAGTTCGCGCACATCGTCGCCGCCAAGTACGACATCACGGTCGCGCTGCACACCGACCACTGCCCCAAGGACAAGCTGGACACCTACGTCCGTCCGCTGATCGAGGTCTCCGCGGAGCGCGTCGCCAAGGGTCTGAACCCGCTGTTCCAGTCGCACATGTGGGACGGTTCGGCCGAGACGCTGGCCGACAACCTCGCCATCGGCCAGGAGCTGCTGGCCAAGGCCGCCGCCGCCAAGATCATCCTTGAGGTCGAGATCACCCCGACCGGCGGTGAGGAGGACGGCGTCACGCACGAGATCAACGACGAGCTGTACACGACCGTCGACGACGCGCTGCGCACCGCGGAGGCCCTCGGCCTGGGCGAGAAGGGCCGCTACCTGCTGGCCGCGTCCTTCGGCAACGTGCACGGCGTCTACAAGCCGGGCAACGTCGTGCTCCGCCCCGAGCTCCTGAAGGACCTCCAGGTCGGCGTCTCCGCCAAGTACGGCAAGCCGGCCGGCAGCCAGCCGTTCGACTTCGTCTTCCACGGCGGCTCGGGCTCCACCGCCGAGGAGATCGCCACCGCGCTGGAGAACGGCGTCGTGAAGATGAACCTCGACACCGACACCCAGTACGCCTTCACCCGCCCGGTCGCGGACCACATGTTCCGCAACTACGACGGTGTGCTGAAGGTCGACGGCGAGGTCGGCAACAAGAAGACCTACGACCCGCGCACCTGGGGCAAGGCTGCCGAGGCGGGCATGGCCAAGCGCGTCACGGAGGCCTGCGCCAACCTGCGGTCCACCGGCACCAAGCTGAAGTAG
- the pyrE gene encoding orotate phosphoribosyltransferase, with amino-acid sequence MTDVRAELLQQIKDKAVVHGKVTLSSGLEADWYIDLRRITLDGKAAPMVGQVMLDATAELDYDCVGGLTLGADPVATSMLHASAARGQELDAFVVRKAQKAHGMQRRIEGAEVKGRRCLVVEDTSTTGGSPLTAVEAVREAGGEVVAVAVIVERGAAPAVAEAGLPYVHVYSVADLDLS; translated from the coding sequence ATGACAGACGTACGCGCTGAGCTGCTGCAGCAGATCAAGGACAAGGCCGTCGTTCACGGCAAGGTGACGCTCTCCTCCGGCCTGGAGGCCGACTGGTACATCGACCTGCGCCGCATCACGCTGGACGGCAAGGCTGCTCCGATGGTCGGCCAGGTCATGCTCGACGCGACCGCGGAGCTGGACTACGACTGCGTGGGCGGGCTGACGCTGGGCGCCGACCCGGTCGCCACCTCGATGCTGCACGCTTCCGCCGCCCGCGGCCAGGAGCTGGACGCGTTCGTCGTCCGCAAGGCGCAGAAGGCCCACGGGATGCAGCGCCGGATCGAGGGCGCAGAGGTCAAGGGCCGGCGCTGCCTGGTCGTCGAGGACACCTCGACGACGGGCGGCTCGCCGCTGACCGCTGTCGAGGCGGTGCGTGAGGCGGGCGGCGAGGTCGTCGCCGTCGCCGTGATCGTGGAGCGGGGCGCTGCTCCGGCTGTTGCCGAGGCGGGTCTCCCGTATGTCCACGTGTACTCGGTCGCGGACCTCGACCTGTCCTGA
- a CDS encoding aldose 1-epimerase: MSSSEKDVRLSAGDAELTVSPANGCRISSLRIGGTELLRQGERYGCFPMVPWCGRMENGQFRNGGVLQRMPLTAPPHAIHGTGRDTVWQTDRETGTEASFHYDLAEPWPYPGRVTQAFELSEDSVTLAFGIETYGDSFPAQAGWHPWFRRSLGGGEDVRIAFDAAWQEERGEDHLPTGRRIPPLDGPWDDAFGMPDGVDVTLTWPQQLELTVKSRAEWVVVYDEQAEAVCVEPQSGPPNGLNTAPRYVTPIDPLEIATTWSWRRL; encoded by the coding sequence GTGAGCAGCAGCGAGAAGGACGTCCGGCTGTCCGCCGGCGACGCAGAGTTGACCGTGAGCCCCGCCAACGGCTGCCGTATCAGCAGCCTGCGGATCGGTGGCACCGAACTGTTGCGGCAGGGGGAGCGGTACGGCTGCTTCCCGATGGTGCCGTGGTGCGGGCGCATGGAGAACGGGCAGTTCCGCAACGGCGGTGTGCTGCAACGGATGCCGCTGACCGCCCCGCCGCACGCCATCCACGGCACGGGCCGTGACACGGTCTGGCAGACCGACCGGGAGACCGGGACGGAGGCCTCGTTCCACTACGACCTGGCGGAGCCGTGGCCGTACCCGGGCCGGGTGACGCAGGCCTTCGAACTGTCGGAGGACTCCGTCACGTTGGCGTTCGGCATCGAGACGTACGGGGACTCCTTCCCGGCGCAGGCCGGTTGGCACCCCTGGTTCCGGCGCAGCCTCGGCGGCGGAGAGGACGTCCGGATCGCCTTCGACGCGGCCTGGCAGGAGGAGCGGGGCGAGGACCATCTGCCGACCGGCCGCCGCATCCCGCCGCTGGACGGCCCGTGGGACGACGCCTTCGGGATGCCCGACGGAGTCGATGTGACCCTCACCTGGCCGCAGCAGCTGGAGCTGACGGTGAAGAGCCGGGCCGAGTGGGTGGTGGTCTACGACGAGCAGGCCGAGGCGGTCTGCGTGGAGCCGCAGTCCGGCCCGCCGAACGGGCTGAACACCGCGCCCCGCTACGTCACCCCGATCGATCCGCTGGAGATCGCGACGACGTGGAGCTGGCGCAGGCTCTGA